The Blattabacterium sp. DPU genome includes a window with the following:
- the argB gene encoding acetylglutamate kinase, with the protein MKIHIVKIGGHLINDHKFLHNSLIAFCKLQGYKVLIHGGGRKADFISKKMGISTKMIQGRRITDKDTLDIVVMTYAGIINKNIVSTLQSYHCNALGLCGADGNCIKSYLRKKTNIDYGYVGDINVKSINTHFIKFLLKNNIIPVLCSITHNGIGNLLNTNADTIAAHIAMSLAEEKDCEVELHFCFEKKGVLQNVQDSESFLKKINLHLFQKMKQNQTITNGMIPKLENAFIALQNGVSKVSIGLPNYLNDVHNKTMLCL; encoded by the coding sequence ATGAAAATTCATATAGTCAAAATTGGAGGTCATTTGATTAATGATCATAAGTTTCTTCATAATTCATTGATTGCTTTTTGTAAGCTACAAGGATATAAAGTATTGATTCATGGAGGAGGAAGAAAAGCAGATTTTATTTCGAAAAAAATGGGTATTTCTACAAAAATGATACAAGGTAGAAGAATAACAGATAAAGATACTTTGGACATAGTTGTTATGACTTATGCAGGTATAATTAATAAAAATATTGTGTCTACATTGCAATCTTATCATTGTAATGCATTAGGATTATGTGGTGCAGACGGAAACTGCATTAAATCATATTTACGTAAAAAAACAAATATTGATTATGGATATGTAGGGGATATTAATGTAAAAAGTATTAATACACATTTCATCAAATTTTTATTAAAAAATAATATCATTCCTGTGTTATGTTCCATAACACATAATGGAATAGGAAATCTACTCAATACGAATGCAGATACAATAGCTGCTCATATAGCTATGTCTTTAGCTGAGGAAAAAGATTGTGAAGTAGAGTTACATTTTTGTTTTGAAAAAAAAGGAGTATTGCAAAATGTGCAGGATTCTGAATCTTTTTTAAAAAAAATAAATCTTCATTTATTTCAAAAAATGAAACAAAATCAGACCATAACAAATGGAATGATTCCTAAATTAGAAAATGCTTTTATTGCATTACAAAATGGAGTATCTAAGGTCAGCATAGGCCTTCCTAATTATTTAAATGATGTTCATAATAAGACTATGCTATGTCTGTAG
- a CDS encoding M20 family metallo-hydrolase, protein MSVVNNLKVLKKEAIQLLKQIINTPSISKQENQVSFLIEDYLHKYGFHVKRKFNNIWTENNNYPKEKEIQTILLNSHHDTVKPGKNWITDPFIAIKKEGKLIGLGSNDAGASVVSLISTFIYLSNLSELSYKLVLSITAEEEISGSSGVRSILPELGSIDLGIVGEPTQMQVAIAEKGLIVLDCIAEGKTGHSARDTGVNAIYIATRDIEHLRSFYFDRKSDLLGFTTLNVTQIQGGIQHNVIPDICSFVIDIRTNELYNNEELIDMIRKKIHSKMEPRSLHFNSSFINSMHPIVLKAKSIGRTTYGSPTLSDQSIMPFSTIKMGVGDSIRSHTPNEYVLISEIMEGIDIYICLLKDFNF, encoded by the coding sequence ATGTCTGTAGTTAACAATTTGAAAGTTTTAAAAAAAGAAGCCATACAACTCCTGAAACAAATCATCAATACGCCTTCCATATCTAAACAAGAAAATCAGGTTTCTTTTTTAATAGAGGATTATCTCCATAAATATGGATTTCATGTAAAAAGAAAATTTAACAATATATGGACTGAAAATAATAATTATCCGAAAGAAAAAGAGATACAAACCATATTATTAAATTCTCATCATGATACGGTAAAACCAGGAAAAAATTGGATAACAGATCCTTTTATTGCCATTAAAAAAGAAGGGAAACTAATAGGATTAGGGAGTAATGATGCGGGAGCTTCTGTTGTTTCATTAATATCTACTTTTATATATTTAAGTAATTTATCTGAATTGTCTTATAAATTAGTTCTTTCTATTACTGCAGAAGAAGAAATATCTGGTTCTTCAGGAGTGAGATCAATTTTACCTGAATTGGGATCAATAGATTTAGGAATAGTGGGAGAACCAACACAAATGCAAGTAGCTATTGCTGAAAAAGGATTAATAGTATTAGATTGTATAGCTGAAGGAAAGACAGGACACTCTGCAAGAGATACAGGGGTTAATGCAATTTATATAGCCACAAGAGATATAGAACACTTGAGAAGCTTTTATTTTGATAGAAAATCGGATTTACTAGGTTTTACTACTTTAAATGTAACTCAAATACAAGGAGGAATACAACATAATGTTATCCCTGATATTTGCTCTTTTGTCATAGATATTAGAACTAATGAATTATATAATAATGAAGAATTGATTGATATGATACGAAAAAAAATTCATTCTAAAATGGAACCACGTTCTTTACATTTTAATTCATCTTTCATAAATTCTATGCATCCTATTGTTTTAAAGGCCAAATCTATAGGAAGAACTACTTATGGATCTCCTACTCTTTCAGATCAAAGTATAATGCCTTTTTCTACTATTAAAATGGGAGTAGGAGACAGCATCCGTTCTCATACACCGAATGAATACGTTTTAATTTCAGAAATCATGGAGGGAATAGATATTTATATCTGTTTGTTGAAAGATTTTAACTTTTGA
- a CDS encoding aspartate aminotransferase family protein, with translation MKLFDVYPILDIELSKSKGSYVFDVQGNMYLDFYGGHAVISIGHSHPYYVKALKKQIHEISYYSNSVYISQKNKLAYLLGNISEYEDYSLFVCNSGTESNENALKIASFHTGKKKVIAFKGSFHGRTSGSLSVTDNYKLISPFNAQHETIFINYQDFDFLKQKLKNQDICAVITEGIQGVSGIIDPGLDFFKKVESFCKKYNTVLIVDEVQSGYGRTGSFFSHQLYSIKPDLITVAKGMGNGFPIGGVLIHPKFNPYYGMLGTTFGGNHLACTAGIAVLEIMKKENLIENAKKMGKILLQELRLISEIKEIRGRGLMIGLEFNFPIHDLKNFLIYKEKVFVGTSNNPYVLRLLPPLNINENHIKLFMKKLKNALAYL, from the coding sequence ATGAAATTATTTGACGTTTATCCTATTCTAGATATAGAATTAAGCAAAAGCAAGGGATCTTATGTTTTTGATGTACAAGGAAATATGTATTTAGATTTTTATGGAGGACATGCTGTTATTTCCATTGGACATTCACATCCATATTATGTGAAAGCTTTAAAAAAACAAATTCATGAAATATCCTATTATTCTAATAGCGTTTATATTTCCCAAAAAAATAAATTGGCTTATCTACTTGGGAATATTTCAGAATATGAAGATTATTCATTATTTGTATGTAATTCCGGTACAGAATCCAATGAAAATGCATTGAAAATTGCGTCTTTTCATACAGGGAAAAAAAAAGTAATTGCTTTTAAAGGTTCTTTTCATGGAAGAACAAGTGGAAGTTTATCAGTGACGGATAACTATAAATTGATATCTCCTTTTAATGCTCAACATGAGACTATATTCATTAATTATCAAGATTTTGATTTTTTAAAACAAAAATTAAAAAATCAAGATATTTGTGCAGTAATTACTGAAGGAATACAAGGTGTATCTGGAATTATAGATCCCGGTTTAGATTTTTTTAAAAAAGTAGAAAGTTTTTGTAAAAAATATAATACTGTATTGATTGTAGATGAAGTTCAAAGTGGATATGGAAGAACAGGATCTTTTTTTTCTCATCAATTATACTCTATAAAACCAGATTTAATTACTGTAGCTAAAGGAATGGGAAACGGATTCCCTATAGGAGGAGTACTCATTCATCCTAAATTTAACCCATATTATGGAATGTTAGGAACAACTTTTGGAGGAAATCATTTAGCTTGTACAGCTGGTATTGCTGTGTTGGAAATAATGAAAAAAGAAAATTTAATTGAAAATGCAAAAAAAATGGGAAAAATTTTGTTACAAGAATTGCGTCTCATTTCCGAAATTAAAGAAATTAGGGGAAGAGGGCTTATGATAGGATTAGAATTTAATTTTCCCATTCATGACTTAAAAAATTTTTTAATTTATAAAGAAAAAGTATTTGTCGGTACATCTAATAATCCATATGTTTTACGATTACTTCCTCCATTAAATATTAATGAAAATCATATAAAATTATTCATGAAAAAGTTAAAGAATGCCTTAGCGTATTTATAA
- the carB gene encoding carbamoyl-phosphate synthase (glutamine-hydrolyzing) large subunit, with amino-acid sequence MKINKVLILGSGALKIGEAGEFDYSGTQALKALKEEGIYTILINPNIATVQTSKEVVDKVYFLPLTLFFIKRVIDKEKPQGILLSFGGQTALNCGIQLFQEGIIKKYKIQVLGTSIESIIQSEDRNLFRNRLTHINIKTARSFVVYSMDEAISYSLEIGYPIIIRSAYTLGGLGSGFAKNVNDLKKIVNKAFSYSSQIIVEEYLEGWKEIEYEIVRDKYDNCIAVCNMENFDPIGIHTGESIVVAPSQTLTNSEYYNLRKLAIHIARNFHIIGECNVQFALDPNSEDYRVIEVNARLSRSSALASKATGYPLAFVAAKLSLGYGLHELKNSVTKNTSAFFEPALDYVVCKIPRWDLKKFYGVSNRIGSSMKSVGEVMAIGGSFEEALQKGIRMLDIGMQGFINIFYQKKLKSVQLLKEYLKKPTDQRIFFLEEALEKGLSIKEIHHLTKIDPWFLYQLDNIFQTKKKIDCFDNFIDLPEELLRKAKKEGFSDIQIANIFLKKNRNHNISNLEQKIREHRKVKNIVPYVRQIDTLASEYPAYTNYLYLTYHAIQHDIIYEKDQKSVITLGSGAYRIGSSVEFDWCCVNALNTIHKESYRSIMINYNPETVSTDFDICDRLYFEELTLERVLDIIELENPKGTIVSMGGQIPNNLVLKLYEKKVKILGTSPVSIDKVENRYKFSNAMDHLKIKQPRWKELSDFDAIYQFIKEVDFPILVRPSYVLSGADMNVISNQEELQHYLREKVSISSEDPLIITEFIKNAKEIELDAVSQNGEILYYAVSEHVEFAGVHSGDATLVYPPHNLYLSTLKEIIFISKKISKHFNISGPFNIQFLSKDNEVKVIECNLRASRSFPFVSKVSHFNMIELATQVILGKKKNKIDPNFFITNFLGIKASQFSFSRLQDADPILGVDMSSTGEVGCLGNTFDEALLKSMLSVGYTVPKKNILISGGPIESKLDLLEAVKLLHKKGYILFATEGTNSFLSHNGIPSIKVYWPNVKKYSNVLELIKNRKLDLIINIPKNLSKSELNNDYAIRRYAVDFNIPLLTNARLAKAFIQAFCSLSIDQLFIKSWDEY; translated from the coding sequence ATGAAAATAAATAAAGTACTCATCCTGGGATCAGGTGCATTAAAAATAGGAGAAGCTGGGGAATTTGATTATTCTGGGACACAAGCATTAAAAGCCCTTAAAGAGGAGGGAATTTATACTATATTGATTAATCCAAATATTGCCACAGTTCAAACTTCGAAAGAAGTTGTTGATAAAGTTTATTTTCTTCCTTTAACCTTATTTTTTATTAAACGTGTTATTGACAAGGAAAAACCACAAGGAATTTTATTGTCTTTTGGGGGGCAGACTGCATTAAATTGTGGAATTCAGCTTTTTCAAGAAGGGATTATAAAAAAATATAAAATTCAAGTTTTAGGAACTTCTATTGAATCTATTATTCAGAGTGAAGATAGAAATTTATTTAGAAATAGATTAACTCATATTAACATAAAAACAGCCAGAAGTTTTGTAGTATATTCTATGGATGAAGCAATTTCTTATTCTTTAGAAATAGGATACCCCATTATCATTAGATCAGCTTATACTCTTGGAGGGTTAGGAAGTGGTTTTGCCAAAAATGTTAATGATTTAAAAAAAATAGTAAATAAGGCTTTTTCTTACTCTTCTCAAATTATTGTAGAAGAATATTTAGAAGGATGGAAAGAAATTGAATATGAAATAGTTAGAGATAAATATGACAATTGTATTGCTGTATGTAATATGGAAAATTTTGATCCCATAGGAATTCATACAGGAGAAAGTATTGTTGTAGCACCGTCGCAAACCTTAACAAATTCCGAATATTACAATTTAAGAAAATTGGCGATACATATAGCTAGAAATTTTCATATAATAGGAGAATGCAACGTTCAGTTTGCATTAGATCCTAATTCAGAAGATTATCGTGTTATTGAAGTGAATGCACGTCTTTCTCGTTCTAGTGCTCTTGCTTCTAAAGCAACAGGTTATCCTTTAGCTTTTGTCGCCGCTAAATTATCTTTAGGATATGGATTGCACGAATTAAAAAATTCTGTGACTAAAAATACTTCTGCTTTTTTTGAACCTGCATTGGATTATGTAGTATGTAAAATACCTAGATGGGACTTAAAAAAATTTTATGGTGTTTCTAATCGAATTGGAAGTAGTATGAAAAGTGTAGGAGAAGTTATGGCTATTGGGGGTTCTTTTGAAGAAGCTTTACAAAAGGGTATTCGTATGTTAGATATAGGAATGCAAGGATTTATTAATATTTTTTATCAAAAAAAATTAAAATCTGTTCAATTGCTAAAAGAATATCTAAAAAAGCCTACAGACCAAAGAATTTTCTTTTTAGAAGAGGCTTTAGAAAAAGGTCTTTCCATAAAAGAAATACATCATTTGACAAAAATTGATCCATGGTTTTTATACCAACTTGATAATATTTTTCAAACAAAAAAAAAGATAGATTGTTTTGATAATTTTATAGATCTTCCGGAAGAATTATTACGAAAAGCCAAAAAAGAAGGTTTTTCTGATATACAAATAGCTAATATTTTTTTGAAAAAAAATCGAAATCATAATATTTCTAATTTAGAACAAAAAATTAGAGAACATAGAAAAGTAAAAAATATAGTTCCATATGTCAGGCAAATTGATACTTTAGCTTCTGAATATCCAGCATATACGAATTATTTATATTTAACATATCATGCAATTCAACATGATATTATTTATGAAAAAGATCAAAAATCTGTAATAACATTAGGATCTGGAGCTTATAGAATTGGAAGTAGTGTTGAATTCGATTGGTGTTGTGTCAATGCATTAAATACGATTCATAAAGAATCTTATAGATCCATTATGATAAATTATAATCCAGAAACTGTAAGCACTGATTTTGATATATGTGATAGATTATATTTTGAAGAACTTACTTTAGAACGTGTATTAGATATTATTGAACTAGAAAATCCTAAAGGGACAATTGTATCCATGGGAGGACAAATTCCTAATAATTTAGTTTTAAAACTTTATGAAAAAAAGGTAAAAATTTTAGGAACTTCTCCTGTTTCCATAGACAAAGTAGAGAATAGATATAAATTTTCTAATGCTATGGATCATTTAAAAATTAAACAACCTAGATGGAAAGAATTATCCGATTTTGATGCCATTTATCAATTTATAAAGGAAGTAGATTTTCCTATATTAGTTCGACCTTCTTACGTTCTTTCTGGAGCAGACATGAATGTGATTTCTAATCAAGAAGAACTACAGCATTATCTTCGTGAAAAAGTATCTATATCTTCTGAAGATCCATTAATTATTACGGAATTTATTAAAAATGCTAAAGAAATTGAATTAGATGCTGTTTCTCAAAATGGAGAAATTTTGTATTATGCTGTATCAGAACACGTAGAATTTGCAGGAGTACATTCAGGAGATGCAACATTAGTATATCCACCACATAATTTATATTTATCTACATTAAAGGAAATTATTTTTATATCTAAAAAAATATCCAAACATTTTAATATATCTGGACCTTTCAATATTCAATTTTTATCTAAAGATAATGAAGTAAAAGTAATTGAATGTAATTTGAGAGCTTCTAGAAGTTTCCCTTTTGTATCAAAAGTATCTCATTTTAATATGATTGAATTAGCAACTCAAGTTATTCTTGGAAAAAAGAAAAATAAAATAGATCCTAATTTTTTTATTACAAATTTTTTGGGAATAAAAGCTTCTCAATTTTCTTTTTCCCGTTTGCAAGATGCAGATCCTATTTTAGGTGTAGATATGTCTTCCACAGGAGAAGTAGGATGTTTAGGAAATACTTTTGATGAAGCTCTTTTAAAATCTATGCTTTCTGTAGGTTATACTGTTCCCAAAAAAAATATATTGATATCTGGAGGGCCTATTGAATCTAAATTAGATCTTTTAGAAGCTGTAAAACTTTTACATAAAAAGGGATATATATTATTTGCTACAGAAGGGACCAATAGTTTTTTATCTCATAATGGTATTCCTTCAATCAAAGTTTATTGGCCTAATGTAAAAAAATATTCAAATGTCCTTGAGTTAATAAAAAATAGAAAATTGGATCTTATTATTAATATTCCAAAAAATTTAAGTAAATCAGAGTTAAATAATGATTATGCTATTAGACGTTATGCTGTAGATTTTAATATTCCTCTACTCACTAATGCTCGTTTAGCAAAAGCTTTTATCCAAGCATTTTGTAGTTTATCTATAGATCAATTATTTATAAAATCTTGGGATGAATATTGA
- the carA gene encoding glutamine-hydrolyzing carbamoyl-phosphate synthase small subunit yields the protein MENNQKIKQATLVLEDGTRYEAYHFGAQVSSSGEVVFNTGMTGYTESITDPSYKGQILTYTYPIIGNYGIPSYSCSNESISDFYESDRIQVSGLIISYYSNRPYHWNMNKSLSNWLYENGIPGLYGVDTRFIAKKLRKSGGSMLGKILIENEDLPFYDPNQDNLSEKVSTTEKIIYGNGKYKILLVDFGLKNNILRCLLRRNCSVIRVPWNYDFSKEEYDGLVLSNGPGNPKIYKKPIHYLRIAMKKKRPIFGICLGNQLLGIAAGGNTYKLKYAHRSHNQPVISLKTGKSFITSQNHGYVLDAKNIDKEWKIFFKNLNDDTCEGIIHNDKPFFSVQFHPEASSGPKDTEFLFDFFIDSIKK from the coding sequence ATGGAAAATAATCAAAAAATAAAACAAGCAACACTTGTATTGGAAGACGGAACTCGGTATGAAGCTTATCATTTTGGAGCACAAGTATCTTCTTCTGGAGAAGTTGTATTTAATACGGGAATGACCGGTTATACCGAAAGTATTACAGATCCCTCTTACAAAGGTCAAATATTGACTTATACTTATCCCATAATAGGAAATTATGGAATTCCATCTTATTCTTGTAGTAATGAATCTATTTCGGATTTTTATGAATCCGATAGAATTCAAGTATCCGGACTTATTATTTCTTATTATTCTAATCGACCATACCATTGGAATATGAATAAATCTTTATCAAATTGGTTGTATGAAAATGGAATTCCTGGATTATATGGTGTAGATACTAGATTTATTGCCAAAAAACTTAGAAAAAGTGGAGGATCCATGTTAGGTAAAATTTTAATAGAAAATGAAGATCTTCCTTTTTATGATCCGAATCAGGATAATCTTTCTGAAAAAGTATCAACTACAGAAAAAATTATATATGGAAATGGAAAATATAAAATATTACTTGTAGATTTTGGATTAAAAAATAATATATTACGTTGTTTATTACGAAGAAATTGTTCTGTGATCAGAGTTCCATGGAATTATGATTTTTCAAAAGAAGAATATGATGGATTGGTTCTTTCTAATGGGCCTGGAAATCCTAAAATTTATAAAAAACCGATACATTATCTTCGTATAGCTATGAAAAAAAAACGACCTATATTTGGCATATGTTTGGGTAATCAACTTTTAGGCATAGCGGCAGGAGGAAATACTTATAAATTAAAATACGCACATCGTAGTCATAATCAACCAGTTATTTCATTAAAAACAGGAAAAAGTTTTATCACATCACAAAATCATGGATATGTTTTGGACGCAAAAAATATTGATAAAGAATGGAAAATTTTTTTTAAAAATTTAAATGATGATACTTGCGAGGGTATCATTCATAATGATAAACCTTTTTTTTCGGTACAGTTTCATCCAGAAGCTTCAAGCGGCCCTAAAGATACCGAATTTTTATTCGATTTTTTTATAGATTCAATAAAAAAATAA
- the trxA gene encoding thioredoxin produces MLQEINDENFEKLISESEKPIIVDFWAPWCAPCRALSVLLEEIFSEFHTKISVFKLNVDNNPITSSKYGIRSIPTMIFFKNGEKKDIHIGILSKEDIRKKLDTLIIS; encoded by the coding sequence ATGTTACAAGAAATAAACGATGAAAATTTTGAAAAGTTAATTTCTGAGTCAGAAAAGCCTATTATAGTAGATTTTTGGGCCCCATGGTGTGCTCCATGTAGAGCTTTGTCTGTTCTATTAGAAGAAATATTTTCTGAATTTCATACGAAAATATCAGTTTTTAAGTTAAATGTAGATAATAACCCAATAACTTCTTCTAAATATGGTATACGTAGTATTCCTACTATGATTTTTTTTAAAAATGGAGAAAAAAAAGATATCCATATTGGAATTCTTTCTAAAGAAGATATAAGAAAAAAATTAGATACTTTAATTATTTCATAA
- a CDS encoding N-acetylornithine carbamoyltransferase, which produces MKKFFSVEDVIDIYDLIKEALFLKNRPYDFRHIGKNKTIGLVFFNPSLRTRISCQKAAFNLGCHTWVLDVHRDSWTIEMNDGNIMNFTQEHIKEAISVMSMYCDILAVRTFPNLSDKDYDYQEIIFNKILNYSRVPVVNMESATLHPLQSLADVMTIAEFTSFFKKRYKVVLSWAPHVKPLPHSVANSFSQWISKIEQIDFTITCPERYNLHKKFSHGAYTTHNQNEAFINADFIYAKNWSSYLDYGKMLCKSSDWMITENKMKLTNKAKFMHCLPVRRNVVVEDAVLDSRYSIVLEQVKNRIYASQIIFLKMLESLS; this is translated from the coding sequence ATGAAAAAATTTTTTAGTGTAGAAGATGTTATAGATATATATGACCTCATTAAAGAGGCTCTTTTTTTGAAAAATCGTCCATATGATTTTCGTCATATTGGAAAAAATAAAACAATTGGATTGGTTTTTTTTAATCCTAGTTTACGTACAAGAATTAGTTGTCAAAAAGCTGCCTTTAACTTGGGATGTCATACTTGGGTATTAGATGTTCATAGGGATTCTTGGACAATTGAAATGAATGATGGAAATATTATGAATTTTACACAAGAACATATTAAAGAGGCTATTTCCGTAATGAGTATGTATTGTGATATTCTTGCAGTCAGAACTTTTCCTAATCTTTCAGATAAAGATTATGATTATCAAGAAATTATTTTTAATAAAATATTAAATTATTCTAGAGTTCCAGTCGTTAATATGGAAAGTGCGACTTTACATCCTTTACAGTCTTTAGCAGATGTTATGACAATAGCAGAATTTACATCTTTTTTTAAAAAAAGATATAAAGTAGTATTAAGTTGGGCCCCTCATGTAAAACCATTACCTCATTCTGTGGCGAATTCTTTTTCTCAATGGATATCAAAAATAGAACAGATAGATTTTACAATTACATGTCCGGAAAGATACAATTTACATAAAAAATTTTCTCATGGAGCATATACTACACATAATCAAAATGAAGCATTTATCAATGCAGATTTTATTTATGCTAAAAATTGGAGTAGTTATTTAGACTATGGAAAAATGCTTTGTAAAAGTTCAGATTGGATGATTACTGAAAATAAAATGAAACTAACCAATAAAGCTAAATTTATGCACTGTTTACCTGTAAGGAGAAATGTAGTAGTGGAAGATGCTGTTTTAGACAGTAGATATTCCATTGTATTGGAACAAGTAAAAAATAGAATTTACGCTTCGCAAATAATTTTTCTAAAAATGTTAGAATCTTTATCATGA
- a CDS encoding LptF/LptG family permease, with amino-acid sequence MRIKKIDVYMIRLFMVPFLIIYSTIFIIFMIQFFWSQIDELTGKSLSIFIILQFILYFGISIIPLVTPIALLLTSIIVFGDFSENQELIAIKSSGISLLRIMIPILGITFVLSILLYLFSDFVIPKAKMKAHKLGYQISLTHPSIKLKEGIFVNIFNNFFIKIDKKSNNYLYNIFIFFYDQNSLVNTIFSQKGVLIPNQKDGSIQLKLINGVLYNENFNNDKKEQYSSYQIVEFDTLIQNFKIPLESKIKSLDDYNFYQNLNTKNLFQKINFLKNKNYKKINAYKNKIYLAKLQLELQKKLTFPVTCIIMFLTGAPLGAIIRKGGIGYPTMIALMIFIIYYTLLTITQNKVEKAEICPWIGAWIPNFIFFPVSIWMTYKTVMDDFYII; translated from the coding sequence ATGAGAATAAAAAAAATTGATGTGTACATGATTCGTTTATTTATGGTTCCTTTTTTAATTATTTATTCTACAATATTTATCATTTTTATGATTCAATTTTTTTGGAGTCAAATAGATGAACTAACAGGAAAAAGCCTTAGTATTTTCATAATATTACAATTTATATTGTATTTTGGGATATCTATTATTCCATTAGTTACTCCCATTGCTCTATTATTGACTTCTATTATAGTATTTGGTGATTTTTCAGAAAATCAAGAGTTGATCGCTATAAAATCTTCCGGTATATCTCTTTTACGTATTATGATTCCTATTTTAGGAATAACCTTTGTTTTATCCATTCTATTATATTTATTTTCAGATTTTGTTATTCCAAAAGCAAAAATGAAAGCTCATAAACTAGGATATCAAATATCATTAACGCATCCATCTATAAAATTAAAGGAAGGAATTTTCGTAAATATTTTTAATAATTTTTTCATAAAAATAGATAAAAAATCAAATAATTATTTATATAATATATTTATTTTCTTTTATGATCAAAATTCACTTGTCAATACGATTTTTTCTCAAAAAGGAGTTTTGATTCCTAATCAAAAAGATGGATCTATTCAATTGAAATTAATAAATGGAGTTTTATACAATGAAAATTTTAATAATGACAAAAAAGAACAATACTCTTCTTATCAAATTGTAGAATTTGATACTTTAATTCAAAATTTTAAAATTCCTTTAGAATCAAAAATAAAAAGCTTAGATGATTATAATTTTTATCAAAACCTAAATACAAAAAATCTTTTTCAAAAAATTAACTTTTTAAAGAATAAAAATTATAAAAAAATCAATGCCTACAAAAATAAAATATACTTAGCTAAACTGCAATTAGAATTGCAAAAAAAATTGACATTTCCAGTCACATGTATTATCATGTTTCTTACTGGAGCACCATTAGGTGCTATTATTAGAAAAGGAGGAATAGGTTATCCAACTATGATAGCACTGATGATATTCATCATTTATTATACTTTACTAACCATTACTCAAAATAAAGTAGAAAAAGCTGAAATATGTCCGTGGATAGGAGCTTGGATACCAAATTTTATTTTTTTTCCAGTCAGTATATGGATGACTTATAAAACTGTAATGGATGATTTTTATATTATATAA
- the ribB gene encoding 3,4-dihydroxy-2-butanone-4-phosphate synthase, producing MGFDLNQNFHGIEEAIQDIRNGKIIIVVDDKNRENEGDFIIAAEKITPKIINFFLTHGRGLLCVSLTEKKCDQLELQMMVKNNTDPRRTAFTVSVDLRGDGVSTGISVSDRAKTILALINEVNPKAFNKPGHIFPLRAKKGGVLERPGHTEAAIDITQMSGCHPGGVLIEILNKNGSMARLPQLIKIAQKFHMKIISVEDLIKYKIKYNK from the coding sequence ATGGGTTTCGATTTGAATCAAAATTTTCATGGGATTGAAGAGGCTATACAGGATATACGAAATGGAAAAATCATTATAGTAGTTGATGATAAAAATCGTGAAAATGAAGGAGATTTCATAATAGCTGCTGAAAAAATAACTCCTAAAATTATAAATTTTTTCCTTACTCATGGAAGAGGATTACTTTGTGTTTCCTTGACAGAAAAAAAATGTGATCAGTTAGAACTTCAAATGATGGTTAAAAATAATACAGATCCTAGAAGAACGGCATTCACAGTATCCGTAGATTTACGAGGTGATGGCGTTAGCACTGGCATTTCTGTTTCAGATAGAGCTAAAACCATTCTTGCTTTAATTAATGAAGTAAACCCAAAAGCGTTTAACAAACCAGGACACATATTTCCTTTACGCGCAAAAAAAGGAGGAGTTTTGGAAAGACCTGGACATACAGAGGCTGCTATTGATATCACTCAAATGTCAGGATGCCATCCGGGAGGAGTATTAATAGAAATACTGAACAAAAATGGATCTATGGCACGTTTACCACAATTGATTAAAATTGCACAAAAATTTCATATGAAAATTATATCCGTAGAAGATCTCATTAAATATAAAATAAAATATAACAAATAA